Genomic DNA from Hordeum vulgare subsp. vulgare chromosome 2H, MorexV3_pseudomolecules_assembly, whole genome shotgun sequence:
CCAACATGGTATCACATCTGTCCGTACACGAGTGCGATTGTCCGTTTTCCTACAAAACTGAATGCAAACCAAAAGGCTTTGTGGGCATCCAGACCGCAGCCACGTAAGCATCGGACACCTTGGGTCCACCCAAAAACATCTCATGTGCCAACGCATCTCAGCTCTCTCTGCCACATTCATGCCAACCTAGAGAAGGAGGGGCCTCTCAGTACAGCCAACATTGAAGCGGTGCGCCGGCTGAGAGCGCCCCCCATGCCGCATCCTGGTCTCCACGCCCGTTCAATGCCAAACAGTCATGACTGGACCTGACAACAACATGACTAACTACAACATACATATGGGCTGCCCTCCGTCCTCATGCCAGCATTAGACAGTCACGTCGGCGGGAAACCCACTCTGTCGGTCGTGTTGACACAACTGGTTGCTTGGCTTGACCGTCATCGCTATTTAACAATGGCAGAGCTTGAGCCAAAAACATGGGAGGGGTGGCAGACCTCATTACTTTTAACTGATTTGTAGCGAAAAATAGACCTAACATGAATGGATATAGGCTTGTTTCCTTTGAGCCCAGGGGGGCATGGCCTAGGCTGACACCCACCAAGCTCCGCCACTTCAATGAAGCGCACCACACCAAAATCTAAGGTACAGTATGAGTTACCCGTACGAGCGTTTATTTCTTACTGTCATCATATCTAAAAACGAGTGATTCCCTTGCTCGTGATGCACAACGGTGAGTCAGCACCAACAGTTCTCCCCTTGTACGTATCCTAGCGTGTTCATGGTACACATGGctgatcctcacaagcacaaaaCACGTGGGATGTGGCGCTCCATCTAAGCCTAGACACGCTTGCATTGGCCCTGGCTATCTATAAATAACACTCCCAACCTTCCTGTTATCACACACAGCAATACTAGCATCTCATAAGCCTACATCATCTCTTGAGCCAGAGCCCCGCCCAACTCACCAGTCACCATGGCCAATTTCCAGATAACTCCCTCCGCCGCGTTTGTAGAGATCACTGAGCTCAACTTCAGCAACCTGTACCTTTTCCACACGCCCCTCGGTTCAAACCAAAATCAGTCAGTTATAATAGACTCCAATGCCACTACTGGTTTGGGTTCGACTGTTGTTAACAACTGGTCGATATGTGATGGCCCTAGCCCTGGCGCCACTGTCGTTGCGCGTGCGCAAGGCCTGCATATCTATGCTGGTAACTGGGAGAATACTTTCAGCATAACCTTTGAGATTGAAAGGTGCGTACACACACAAACACATGGTTATATATACATTAGTTGTCGCAAAATTAGAAAACACGGTTATATATCTTTGTCAAGTGACACATTTTCATATACATTATAGTTAGATTACATCTGATTCTATTATTAGGAAGTACCCTATTACAGTCTATTTGGGTGCATGATACATGTACTAACAATATATGAACATTGTACAGGTTTAAGGGGTCAACGCTTCAAGTGATGGGGATATCTGTTGAAGAAGGCGAGTGGGCTATTGTTGGTGGGACGGGACAGTTTGCAATGGCAAACGGTGTCATCCACAAAAAGTTCCATGAACAAAGGAGCGACGGTAACATCATAGAACTCACTATCCATGGGTTTTGCCCCGTGTTGAAATCAGAGGTTTGCTGAATACCGCACGTATTTATTTCAAGATATAGCTATCAATTTTTGCCCACATTAATTGATCCTTTTATTTAAACAAAACATCATATAATCATTATATCATGTAGAGCCTTCTCACAAAGCTTGGACCATGGGGTGGAAATGGAGGGGGTGATAAAGACATTTTAGAGGCAGTACCAAGGCGACTAGAGAGCATCACTGTTAGCAGCGGCTCAATTATTGATTCAATCAAATTTTCTTATGTTGACCAGACTGGACAGAAGCACAATGCTGGACCATGGGGAGGTTCGGGAGGAAATCAAAACACGGTCAGTGGACCCCGAAGAAATATTTATGGAATTTTCGCACTTGCATATATAAGCCACTAATCGTACTTCTCTTTTtcgttccaatgcagtttgtgctCGGCGCTTCTGAGTTTGTGAAGGAAGTTTCTGGAACATTCGGCATTTATGACAAAGACCGACACAACATAATAACTTCCTTGAAATTTATCACGAATGTGAAGACGTACGGGCCTTTCGGAGAAGCGAAGGGAACCCCTTTCACCATAGCCGTGCAGAAGAATAGTAGCATCGTTGGGTTCTTTGCGCGCAGTGGGATATATCTTGATGCGCTTGGTGTCTACGTGCGCCCACTCTAACCAATAGAGGCTAGTGTTCTTATTTTCAGTGTTTGTTTCCAATTCGAATAACAAGATGGGATCGAGTAGTCTGTTCTACTCCAGAAGATCCTATGTAGTCGCCCTGTGGGCCTGTAGTTGTCTTTGTTGTGATGAATAAAAGGATCCGTTTTTTTATATATGTGCGATGTGTTTCATGTAATAATAATATAACGGGCATTTGTTCAAAACTAAAAGACCAAGCCCCAAGCAGGATAAAACAAGAACACGACAACAGTAATAGAAACAAAGCAGGAAACAAAAGAAAAGCTATACCTGAAACCCATGGCCCTACCATAGTTATGTGAAAGATTGAACCCAATATGAAGGGTAGCAAAGTATTTCCTTTTGCTCTACGCACCAGCCCGTGAAGTTCTGTTTTGAATCAGCACATGCAGCACATAAAGTGAGATTATAttgatggacactccctcacactGATATGTTGGTGTATGTTGGTGGACATTCCCTCACACTAATATTTTGATCTTCGGTGATGATCGCTCCTCTTTTCATTCCCGTGTGCATTATTAAAATCTCTAGCACGCGGGAATGAAGGAGGGGATTCTTCCTCTGATATTTTTACCGTCGGTGCTGgtcgcttcctcttcttctcttgctCATGATACCTAGATATATATATcgtgagaagatgaagaagaagagggcaaCGACCCCACGAGAACACTCGTGATTCTTCCTCCGACATTTCAACCGTTGGTGCTGGTCGCTTCCTTTCCCTCTCTCGTGCATTATAACAAGGTATATATCGCGAGAAGAGGAAgacgaagcgacccccacaacaacagtcgggatTCTCCCTCTGATTTTTTGATCGTAAGTACTGGCCGTTTCCTCTCCCTTTCTCATGCATTATACCAAGTAATATATCGGGAGAAGAATAATAGGAAATGACTCCCACGATAATAATTGGGATTCGTCTATCAAAAACATACTAAAAGTCGCACGAGGAATTCCGACGGACTGAAAGTTAAACCAAATCATAAGTAATTTAACATTACATTTATggagcaatgacataaaaaatgGGCTTTGTTTTGCCGGAATGCCATCTAATTCCTCTTCCGACAAATGGGCACTTGATATTTCCTATTTATAATAAAAGTCATGATGAAATCCACAAAAAATCACtctctgtgcttgtgggcctattgggcctactgcgggcctgcatcctggccctagtaatgggtttctagtcgtatgcaggtcgTGGTGGCcatgtaggtggcactttttaaaaaaaaaatcctgttttttgctttcttttttgtttctagttacttatttattttcttttacgataattatttttgctattaaagtttgtaacaaaattctaattacttatttattttcttttatgataattctttttgcttttaatgttttgaacaaaattctaattacttatttattttcttttatgataattctttttgctattaaagtttgtaacaaaattctatataattttagtttcaataatactagaggcaaaaactggatgcacttcgtgtacagaacggacaatctctttcgaagtatcagggtttcatacggaaactcatctgttataaagggatttcatttttttgaacttatttgaactccatagtttttctgtgttcaaaatgcaccattcaaagccacatcatcaattgacaaccatttctgacttcatttgttatttttcatgcatttactgattattttgagttataagaccatgaaattaaaaaacatttgaaatgaactctcaaaaggttccaagttggcattggtatctgttggaaatatgccctagaggcaataataaattagttattattatatttcttagttcatgataatcgtttattatccatgctataattgtattgattggaaacacaatacttgtgtggatacatagacaaaacactgtccctagtaagcctctagttgactagctcgttaatcaaagatggtcaaggtttcctggccataggcgagtgttgtcacttgataacgggatcacatcattaggagaatcatgtgatggactagacccaaactaatagacgtagcatgttgatcgtgtcattttgttgctactgttttctgcgtgtcaagtatttattcctatgaccatgagatcatataactcactgacaccggaggaatgctttgtgtgtatcaaacgtcgcaacgtaactgggtgactataaagatgctctacaggtatctccgaaggtgttagttgagttagtatggatcaagactgggatttgtcactccgtgtgaacggagaggtatctcggggcccactcggtaatacaacatcacacacaagccttgcaagcaatgtaacttagtgtaagttgcgggatcttgtattacggaacgagtaaagagacttgccagtaaacgagattgaaataggtatacggatactgacgatcgaatctcgggcaagtaacataccgaaggacaaagggaatgacatacgggattatatgaatccttggcactgaggttcaaacgataagatcttcgtagaatatgtaggatccaatatgggcatccaggtcccgctattggatattgaccgaggagtctctcgggtcatgtctacatagttctcgaacccgcagggtctgcacacttaaggttcgacgttgttttatgcgtatttgagttatatggttggttatcgaatgttgttcggagtcccggatgagatcacggacgtcacgagggtttccggaatggtccggaaacgaagattgatatataggatgacctcatttggttaccggaaggttttcgtgcattaccggaaaagtttcgggctcatcggtagtgtaccgggagtgccgggaggggtgccggggaccatcgggaggggtgtcacgccccaagggggctcatgggctatgggaagagataaaccagcccctagtgggctggaataagttcccactaaggcccataaggtttgagaaggaaaaaacacaaggtggaaagagtttccaagtgggaaggtggaatcctactccaagtaggattggagtaggactcctccacctccaatttcggccaaacctttgggttttgaggctgcctcctcccctccctcccacctatatatacggaggttttagggctgatttgagacgactttctcacggctgcccgaccacatacctccatagtttttcctctagatcgcgtttctgcggagctcgggcggagccctgctgagacaagatcatcaccaacctccggagcgccgtcacgctgccggagaactcttctacctctccgtatctcttgctggatcaagaaggccgagatcatcgtcgagttgtacgtgtgctgaacgcggaggtgccgtccgttcggtactagatcgtgggactgatcgcgggattgttcgcggggcggatcgagggacgtgaggacgttccactacatcaaccgcgttcactaacgcttctgctgtacgatctacaagggtacgtagatcactcatcccctctcgtagatggacatcaccatgataggtcttcgtgcgcgtaggaaattttttgtttcccttgcgacgttccccaacagtggtatcagagctaggttcatgcgtagatgtcttctcgagtagaacacaaaagtgtttgtgggcggtgatgtgcgttttgctgccctccttagtcttttcttgattccgcggtattgttggattgaagcggcttggaccgacattactcgtacgcttacgagagactggtttcatcgttacgagtaaccccctttgctcaaagatgactggcaagtgactgtttctccaactttagttgaatcgaatttgaccgaggaggtccttggatgaggttaaatagcaactcatatatctccgttgtggtgtttgcgtaagtaagatgcgatcctactagataccctcggtcaccacgtaaaacatgcaacaacaaaattagaggacgtctaacttgtttttgcagggtatgattgtgatgtgatatggccaacgatgtgatgtgatatattggatgtatgagatgatcatgttgtaatagaaatatcgacttgcacgtcgatggtacggcaaccggcaggagccatagggttgtctttatactaacgtttgtgcttgcagatgcgtttactattttgctaggatgtagctttagtagtaatagcataagtagcacgacaaccccgatggcaacacgttgatggatgatcatggtgtggcgccggtgacaagaagatcgtgccggtgctttggtgatggagatcaagaagcacgtgatgatggccatatcatgtcacttatgaattgcatgtgatgttaatccttttatgcaccttattttgcttagaacgacggtagcattatgaggtgatctctcactaaaatttcaagacgaagttgtgttctccccgactgtgcaccgttgcgacagttcttcgtttcgagacaccacgtgatgatcgggtgtgatagactcaacgttcacatacaacgggtgcaaaacagttgcacacgcagaacactcgggttaagcttgacgagcctagcatgtgcagacatggcctcggaacacatgagaccgaaaggtcgagcatgaatcgtatagttgatatgattagcatagggatgcttaccactgaaactattctcgactcacgtgatgatcggacttgagatagtggatttggatcatgtaccactcaaatgactagagagatgtactttttgagtgggagttcttaagtaatatgattaattgaactaattgtcatgaacatagtctaatggtctttgcgaattacgatgtagcttgcgctatagctctactgttttttttatgttcctagagaaaatttagttgaaaattgatagtagcaaactttgcaggctgagtctgtaaaaccgaggattgtcctcgttgctgtgcagaaggcttatgtccttaatgcaccactcggtgtgctgcacctcgagcatcgtctgtggatgctgtgaacatccgacatacacgtttctgatgactacacgatagttcagtgcaaagtacttaatggcttagaagcaaggcaccgaaaacgttttaaacgtcacggaacataagtgatgttctaaagagatgaaattgtgatttcatgcttgtgcccttgttaagaggtacgagacctccaacaaaattctttgaccacaaagtaaaggagaaaagctcaatcgttgagcgcgtgctcagattgtctgagtacgacaatcacttgaatcaagtgggagctaatcttccagatgagatagtgatggttctccaaaagtcactgccaccaagctttgagagcttcgtgatgaactataacatatcaaggatagatacaatgatctttgagagattcgcgacgtttgacactgcgaaagtagaaatcaagaaggagcatcaatagttgatggtttgaaaaaccactaagtttcaagaaaggcgagggctagaagggatacttcgtgaaacggcaaaacagttgctgcactaatgaagagacccaagattaaacccaaacccgagactaagtgcttctgtaataaggggaacagtcactgaggcggagcaactctagatacttggtagataagaaggctggcaaaagtcgagagaagtatatttgatatacataatgttgatgtgtactttactagtactcctagtagcacgagggtattggatactggttcggttgctaagtgattagtaacgcgaaatgaaagctacggcataaacggagactagctaaaggcgaggtgacgatacgtgttggaagtgtttccaaggttgatatgatcaaacgtcgcacgctccctctaccatcgggattggtgttgaacctaaataattgttatttggtgcttgcgttaagcatgaacatgattggatcgtgtttattgcaatacgattattcattcaaagagaataatggttactctatttgcttgaataatcaccttcaatggtttattgaatctcgattgtagtgttacacattggtgccgaaagatacgagttaatgatgatagtaccacttacttgtggcactgccgcttgagtcatgttagtataaattgcatgaagagggtccatgctgatggatctttactcacctgatttcgaatcactcgtgacatgcaaatcataccacatgagcaaagccttgttttcattgagatgaaacaagatagtaacttgttggaagtgatacattttgatgtatgcagtccaatgagtgctgaggcacgcagtggatatcattatgttcttacttcactgacgacttgagtagatacaggagtatttacttaatgaatcacaagtctgaaatgttgaaaagttcaattccgtttcagagtgaagttcgtcgtaacaagaggataaactgtctacgatatgatcatggaaatgaatatctgagttacgagttttggtacacagttaagacaatgtggaaattgtttcgcagttcatgccacctggaacatcatagtgtgatgatgtgtctgaacgtcatagccacacactatttggtatggtgcatactatgatgtctcttatcgaattaccactatcgtttatgggttatgcattagagacaaccgcactcactttaaatagggcaccgcgtatttccattgagatgacacagtatagactgaggtttagagaaatctaaactgtcgtttcttgaaagtttggggtttcgacacttatgtgaaaaagtttcagtctgataagctcgaacccaaagcggataaatgcatcttcataggatatccaaaacagttgggtacatctcctatctcagatccgaaagcaaagtgtttgtttctagaaaaggatcctttctcgaggaaaggtttctctcgaaagaattgagtgggagggtggtagaacttgatgaggttattgaaccatcacttcaagcagtgtgtagcagggcgcaggaagttgttcatgtggcgcctacaccaattgaagtggaagctgatgatgatgatcattgagcttcgaatcaagttactacaaacctcgtaggtcgacaaggtcgcgtactgctgcagagtagtacggtaaccctgtcttggaggtcatgttgttgagcaacagtgaacctacgatttatggagaaagcgatggtgggcccagattccgacaaatggctggaagccatgaaatccgagagaggatccatggatgaaaacaaagtgtagactttggaagaattacttgatgttcataggactattgagtaaagatggatctttaaaagaagacagacgatgatggtgataagtcactattaagaaaagctcgacttgtcgcaaagatgttttcgacaagatcaaacagttgactatgatgagtctttctcactcgtagcgatgctaaaggtctgttagaattatgttagtagttgctgcattatttatgaaatattgcacgtaggatgtcaaaacattgtttcctcgacggtttccttgagcaaacattgtatgtgatacaaccagaaggttttgtcgatcctaaagatactagcaagtatgcaagctccagtgatccttcaatggactggtgcaagcatctcggagttggaataagcactttgatgagatgatcaaagattttgggtgtgtacaaggtttatgagaaacttgtatttccaaagaagtgagtgggagcactatagaatttctgataggtatatgtggttgacatattgtggatcagaagtaatgtagaatttctgtaaagcatacaaggttgtttgaaagaagttttcaaaggagtacctggattatgctacttgaaggttgagcatcaaagatctatggagatagatcgaaagcgcttaatagaagtttcaacaagatgcatgccttgacaagtttttgaaagagttcaaaatagaccagcaaagaaggagttcttggttgcgttgtgaggtgtgaatttgagtaagactcaaaacccgaccacggcagaataaagagaatagatgaaggtcgtcttctatgccttagccgtagaatctaaagtatgccatgctgtgtaccgcacctgaagtgtgccttgactcaaagtatgttgagaggtacagagagtgatccatgtttgaatcactagcagcggtcaaaatttatccttagtaacaaatggactaaggaatttttctcgattatggaggtggttaaagagttcgtcgtaaagggtaacgtcgatgcaagctttgacactaatctgaataactatgagtagtgaaacggattcatatagtagagtggatatttggagtatttccgaatagcacgtagtagcagcatctataagatgacataaagatttgtaaagaacgcacggatctgaaagtttcagaaccgttgactaaaacctctctcacaagcaagacatgatcagaccccataactatatgggtgttggattcgttggaatcacatggtgatgtgaactagattattgactctagtgcaagtgggagactgttggaaatatgccctagaggcaataataaattagttattattatatttcttagttcatgataatcgtttattatccatgctataattgtattgattggaaacacaatacttgtgtagatacatagacaaaacactgtccctagtaagcctctagttgactagctcgttaatcaaagatggtcaaggtttcctggccataggcgagtgttgtcacttgataacgggatcacatcattaggagaatcatgtgatggactagacccaaactaatagacgtagcatgttgatcgtgtcattttgttgctactgttttctgcgtgtcaagtatttattcctatgaccatgagatcatataactcactgacaccggaggaatgctttgtgtgtatcaaacgtcgcaacgtaactgggtgactataaagatgctctacaggtatctccgaaggtgttagttgagttagtatggatcaagactggga
This window encodes:
- the LOC123429377 gene encoding mannose/glucose-specific lectin-like, with product MANFQITPSAAFVEITELNFSNLYLFHTPLGSNQNQSVIIDSNATTGLGSTVVNNWSICDGPSPGATVVARAQGLHIYAGNWENTFSITFEIERFKGSTLQVMGISVEEGEWAIVGGTGQFAMANGVIHKKFHEQRSDGNIIELTIHGFCPVLKSESLLTKLGPWGGNGGGDKDILEAVPRRLESITVSSGSIIDSIKFSYVDQTGQKHNAGPWGGSGGNQNTFVLGASEFVKEVSGTFGIYDKDRHNIITSLKFITNVKTYGPFGEAKGTPFTIAVQKNSSIVGFFARSGIYLDALGVYVRPL